A single genomic interval of Novosphingobium ginsenosidimutans harbors:
- a CDS encoding M20 metallopeptidase family protein, which yields MKYILPFAALLLASAAPAQADPIRDQVAAELPSLMEIYRDLHQHPELSFQEVRSAKIMADAARKAGFEVTEGVGRTGVVAVLRNGPGPVVLVRADMDALPVIEQTGLPYASKARGVSTAGVESGIMHACGHDTHMAGWIGAARVLAANKAKWSGTLVMVGQPAEEINLGALEMIKDGLLTRFPKPDYSIAFHDTAELPSGTVGVKAGFALANVDSVDITVKGLGGHGAYPHTTKDPIVLASAIVMRLQTLVSRESNPLDPSVVTVGAFHAGAKHNIISDEAKLQITVRSYSDASRKLLLDGIKRIAKAEAMASGVPEDRMPAVSIMEPYAKATWNTPELAERMRGVLTKRFGADRIASPPPSMAGEDFGEIARAAGPKTQSLILWIGGRPAAELEAAAKEGRQLPGLHSPFWSPEADKVIAAGTEALVASTLELMPRK from the coding sequence ATGAAGTACATCCTCCCGTTCGCCGCCCTTCTGCTTGCCTCCGCTGCGCCGGCGCAGGCCGATCCGATTCGTGACCAGGTTGCGGCCGAGCTGCCCAGCCTGATGGAGATCTATCGCGATCTCCACCAGCACCCGGAACTGAGCTTTCAGGAAGTCCGCTCGGCCAAGATCATGGCCGATGCGGCGCGCAAGGCCGGGTTCGAGGTGACGGAAGGCGTGGGCCGGACCGGCGTGGTCGCGGTGCTGCGCAACGGTCCCGGTCCGGTGGTGCTGGTGCGGGCGGACATGGACGCACTGCCGGTGATCGAGCAGACGGGCCTCCCCTATGCCTCGAAGGCGCGGGGGGTTTCGACTGCTGGCGTCGAAAGCGGCATCATGCATGCCTGCGGACACGATACCCACATGGCGGGGTGGATTGGGGCCGCACGGGTACTGGCGGCCAACAAGGCGAAGTGGTCAGGGACGCTCGTGATGGTTGGCCAGCCGGCCGAGGAGATCAACCTCGGCGCGTTGGAGATGATCAAGGACGGTCTGCTGACCCGGTTTCCAAAGCCGGACTATTCCATCGCCTTTCATGACACCGCCGAACTGCCTTCGGGCACGGTTGGCGTGAAAGCGGGCTTCGCCCTCGCCAACGTCGATAGCGTCGACATCACGGTCAAGGGCCTGGGCGGCCACGGCGCCTATCCGCACACCACCAAGGACCCGATCGTGCTCGCCAGCGCGATCGTGATGCGGCTTCAGACCCTGGTCAGCCGCGAAAGCAACCCGCTTGATCCCAGCGTGGTCACGGTCGGTGCCTTCCATGCCGGGGCCAAACACAACATCATTTCGGACGAAGCGAAACTGCAGATCACGGTCCGCTCCTATTCCGATGCCTCGCGCAAGCTGCTGCTCGACGGGATCAAGCGGATTGCCAAGGCCGAGGCCATGGCATCGGGCGTCCCCGAAGATCGCATGCCCGCCGTCTCGATCATGGAGCCCTATGCCAAGGCGACCTGGAACACGCCCGAACTGGCCGAGCGGATGCGCGGCGTGCTGACCAAGCGGTTCGGCGCGGACCGCATCGCCAGCCCGCCCCCCTCGATGGCGGGCGAGGATTTTGGCGAAATCGCCCGTGCGGCCGGTCCCAAGACGCAGTCGCTGATCCTCTGGATCGGCGGACGGCCAGCGGCTGAGCTAGAGGCGGCGGCAAAGGAGGGGCGCCAGCTCCCCGGGCTGCACAGCCCGTTCTGGTCACCCGAGGCGGACAAGGTGATCGCTGCCGGCACCGAGGCGCTTGTTGCCTCGACCCTGGAGTTGATGCCGCGAAAGTAG
- a CDS encoding rubrerythrin family protein, producing MGLKGSKTEENLKAAFAGESQANRRYLYFAQKADIEGHNDVAAVFRSTAEGETGHAHGHLEYLEECGDPATGEPIGDTVANLKASIAGETHEYTDMYPGMAKTARDEGFDEIADWFETLAKAEKSHAGKFQKTLDGLLADA from the coding sequence ATGGGACTTAAGGGCTCGAAGACCGAGGAAAACCTCAAGGCTGCCTTCGCTGGTGAAAGCCAGGCGAACCGCCGTTACCTGTACTTCGCACAGAAGGCTGACATCGAAGGCCACAACGACGTTGCCGCCGTGTTCCGCTCGACCGCGGAAGGCGAAACCGGCCACGCGCACGGCCACCTTGAATACCTCGAAGAGTGCGGCGATCCGGCCACCGGCGAACCGATCGGTGACACCGTTGCCAACCTGAAGGCTTCGATCGCCGGCGAAACCCACGAGTACACCGATATGTACCCGGGCATGGCCAAGACCGCCCGCGACGAAGGTTTCGATGAAATCGCCGACTGGTTCGAAACCCTGGCGAAGGCTGAAAAGAGCCACGCCGGTAAGTTCCAGAAGACGCTCGACGGCCTGCTCGCCGACGCGTGA
- a CDS encoding heterodisulfide reductase-related iron-sulfur binding cluster, which produces MEGSLEAPTRHVIPWQDEAWYDEAALDAELRRVYDICHGCRRCFNLCDSFPILFDAIDEAPNEEVEDLTKPQLQAVVDACTLCDMCFMTKCPYVPPHSFDLDFPHLMLRARAIEHRKGETKLADRELAKMTRNGKLGSAVAGIANWATDPDNDFTRGLMESTLGIDRRAHVPTFAEVPLVNKAVGITPPPNPDGPAFGKKVVLYAGCHDNFNDGTPGEAAIKVLAHNGVQVRVEYPDCCAMPKFENGDLPAVASAATRISAFFQPLIEQGWDIVPLTTSCALMLKFEWPLIEPENEAVKLLSKHTFDVSEYVVALSKETGLAPIEAMPSSIAVHFACHARAQNMGPKAMEMLKLIPEAKPALTERCSGHGGKWGIFKDNFDRAVKVGKPAARNLLKSEPDVIVSECPLAGPHLKQVIETTGAVAPDRIGHPIEVMAQAYGL; this is translated from the coding sequence ATGGAAGGCAGCCTGGAGGCGCCGACCCGCCACGTTATTCCGTGGCAGGATGAGGCCTGGTACGATGAAGCCGCGCTCGATGCCGAGCTGCGCCGCGTCTATGACATCTGTCATGGTTGCCGGCGGTGCTTCAACCTGTGCGACAGCTTCCCGATCCTGTTCGACGCGATCGACGAGGCGCCGAACGAGGAAGTCGAGGACCTGACCAAGCCGCAGCTTCAGGCCGTCGTTGATGCCTGCACGCTGTGCGACATGTGCTTCATGACGAAGTGCCCCTATGTGCCGCCGCACAGCTTTGATCTCGATTTCCCGCACCTGATGCTGCGCGCCCGCGCGATCGAGCATCGCAAGGGCGAAACCAAGCTGGCCGACCGCGAACTCGCCAAGATGACGCGCAACGGCAAGCTGGGCTCGGCTGTGGCCGGGATCGCCAACTGGGCGACAGATCCGGACAATGACTTTACCCGCGGCCTGATGGAATCGACCCTTGGGATCGATCGCCGTGCCCACGTGCCGACCTTTGCCGAGGTGCCGCTCGTCAACAAGGCCGTGGGCATCACGCCGCCACCCAATCCGGATGGTCCGGCCTTCGGCAAGAAGGTTGTGCTCTATGCCGGCTGCCACGACAACTTCAACGATGGCACCCCCGGTGAGGCCGCGATCAAGGTGCTGGCGCATAACGGTGTGCAGGTGCGGGTTGAATACCCTGACTGCTGCGCCATGCCCAAGTTCGAGAATGGCGATCTGCCCGCCGTGGCCAGTGCCGCCACGCGCATCTCCGCCTTCTTCCAGCCGCTGATCGAGCAGGGTTGGGACATTGTCCCGCTGACCACCTCCTGCGCGCTGATGCTCAAGTTCGAATGGCCGCTGATCGAGCCGGAGAACGAGGCGGTGAAGCTGCTCAGCAAGCACACCTTCGACGTGTCCGAATATGTCGTGGCGCTGTCGAAAGAGACTGGCCTTGCCCCGATCGAAGCCATGCCGTCGTCGATCGCGGTGCACTTTGCCTGCCACGCCCGCGCCCAGAACATGGGTCCCAAGGCGATGGAGATGCTGAAGCTGATCCCCGAAGCCAAGCCCGCGCTGACCGAGCGCTGTTCGGGCCACGGCGGCAAGTGGGGGATCTTCAAGGACAACTTCGACCGCGCCGTGAAGGTGGGCAAGCCCGCCGCGCGCAACCTGCTGAAGAGCGAGCCCGATGTGATCGTCAGCGAATGCCCGCTGGCCGGCCCGCATCTGAAGCAGGTGATCGAAACCACTGGGGCTGTGGCCCCTGACCGTATTGGCCATCCGATTGAGGTAATGGCCCAGGCTTATGGATTGTAA
- a CDS encoding isocitrate lyase, with protein sequence MSYSDTIAAADSQISRFNNWDGIDAESVARMQLQNRFKTGLDIAKYTAKIMRADMAAYDADPANYTQSLGCWHGFIGQQKLISIKKHFGSTKGRYLYLSGWMIAALRSEFGPLPDQSMHEKTSVPALIEELYTFLRQADARELGMIFRELDEARKAGDAVKAKAIQSRIDSYETHVVPIIADIDAGFGNAEATYLLAKKMIEAGACAIQIENQVSDEKQCGHQDGKVTVPHEDFLAKIRAVRYAFMELGVEDGIIVARTDSLGAGLTKQIAFTREAGDIGDQYNSFLDCEEVTEIGHGDVLISRDGKLLKPKRLPSNLYQFRTGTGEDRCVLDCITSLQNGADLLWIETEKPHIGQIGGMVSRIREVIPNAKLVYNNSPSFNWTLNFRQQVFDAWTAEGKDLSAYDRAKLMSVDYDGTELAAEADERIRTFQRDAAAQAGIFHHLITLPTYHTAALSTDNLAREYFGEQGMLGYVKNVQRQEIRQGIACVKHQNMSGSDIGDDHKEYFAGEAALKAGGEHNTMNQFAA encoded by the coding sequence GTGTCCTATTCCGATACCATCGCCGCCGCTGACAGCCAGATCAGCCGTTTCAACAACTGGGACGGGATCGACGCTGAATCGGTCGCTCGCATGCAGTTGCAGAACCGCTTCAAGACCGGGCTGGATATCGCCAAGTACACCGCCAAGATCATGCGGGCCGACATGGCCGCCTATGATGCCGATCCAGCCAACTACACCCAATCGCTGGGCTGCTGGCACGGTTTCATCGGGCAGCAGAAGCTGATCTCGATCAAGAAGCATTTCGGCAGCACCAAGGGCCGTTACCTTTATCTGTCGGGCTGGATGATCGCCGCGCTGCGCAGCGAGTTTGGCCCGCTGCCCGACCAGTCGATGCACGAGAAGACCAGCGTTCCGGCGCTGATCGAGGAACTCTACACTTTCCTGCGCCAGGCCGACGCCCGCGAGCTGGGCATGATCTTCCGCGAGCTGGACGAAGCCCGCAAGGCCGGTGACGCGGTCAAGGCCAAGGCGATCCAGAGCAGGATCGACAGCTACGAAACGCATGTCGTGCCGATCATCGCCGACATCGACGCTGGCTTCGGTAATGCCGAGGCGACCTATCTGCTCGCCAAGAAGATGATCGAGGCCGGTGCCTGCGCAATCCAGATCGAAAACCAGGTCTCGGACGAAAAGCAGTGCGGCCACCAGGACGGCAAGGTCACCGTCCCGCACGAAGACTTCCTCGCGAAGATTCGCGCAGTCCGTTACGCCTTCATGGAACTGGGCGTTGAGGACGGCATCATCGTTGCCCGCACTGACTCGCTTGGCGCAGGCCTGACCAAGCAGATCGCCTTCACCCGCGAAGCCGGTGACATCGGCGATCAGTACAACAGCTTCCTCGATTGCGAGGAAGTGACCGAGATCGGCCACGGCGATGTCCTGATCAGCCGCGACGGCAAGTTGCTGAAACCCAAGCGCCTGCCCAGCAACCTCTACCAGTTCCGCACCGGCACCGGTGAGGACCGCTGCGTGCTCGACTGCATCACCAGCCTCCAGAACGGCGCGGACCTGCTGTGGATCGAAACCGAAAAGCCGCACATCGGCCAGATCGGCGGGATGGTCAGCCGCATCCGCGAAGTCATTCCGAACGCCAAGCTGGTCTACAATAACTCGCCCAGCTTCAACTGGACGCTGAACTTCCGCCAGCAAGTGTTCGATGCTTGGACCGCAGAGGGCAAGGACCTGTCGGCCTATGACCGCGCCAAGCTGATGAGCGTGGACTACGACGGCACCGAGCTCGCCGCCGAAGCCGATGAGCGCATCCGCACCTTCCAGCGCGATGCCGCGGCCCAAGCCGGGATCTTCCACCACCTGATCACCCTGCCGACCTATCACACCGCGGCGCTCAGCACTGATAACCTGGCTCGCGAATACTTCGGCGAACAGGGCATGCTGGGCTACGTCAAGAACGTCCAGCGCCAGGAAATCCGCCAGGGTATCGCCTGCGTGAAGCACCAGAACATGTCCGGTTCGGACATCGGTGACGATCACAAGGAATACTTCGCCGGTGAAGCCGCGCTCAAGGCCGGCGGCGAGCACAACACGATGAATCAGTTTGCGGCATAA
- the efp gene encoding elongation factor P, with amino-acid sequence MAKISGVDIRPGNILEYEKGIWKVAKTQHTQPGKGGAFMQVEMKNLIDGRKTNVRFRSQDTIERVRLDTKDFQFLYAEGDDLVFMDVETYDQITLPSDLLGDAAAFLQDGMTVLLEMYDERPISVQLPEQVEATIVEADAVVKGQTASSSYKPAILDNGVRVMVPPHIESGTRIVVDVYERSYVGKAG; translated from the coding sequence ATGGCCAAGATCAGCGGCGTGGACATTCGTCCCGGTAACATTCTCGAATACGAAAAGGGCATCTGGAAGGTTGCCAAGACCCAGCACACCCAGCCGGGCAAGGGCGGGGCCTTCATGCAGGTCGAGATGAAGAACCTGATCGACGGCCGCAAGACCAACGTCCGCTTCCGCAGCCAGGACACGATCGAGCGCGTCCGGCTCGACACCAAGGACTTCCAGTTCCTCTATGCCGAGGGCGATGACCTGGTGTTCATGGATGTCGAGACCTACGACCAGATCACCTTGCCGTCCGACCTGCTCGGCGATGCTGCGGCTTTCCTGCAGGACGGCATGACCGTGCTGCTGGAAATGTATGACGAGCGTCCGATTTCGGTCCAGCTGCCCGAACAGGTCGAAGCGACGATCGTCGAGGCCGACGCCGTGGTGAAGGGGCAGACCGCCTCGTCCAGCTACAAGCCGGCGATCCTCGATAATGGTGTGCGCGTGATGGTGCCGCCGCATATCGAAAGCGGCACCCGCATTGTGGTTGACGTTTACGAGCGTTCCTACGTCGGCAAGGCGGGCTAA
- a CDS encoding lysoplasmalogenase, with the protein MPHRALIEKRPWLLASLAAGIGFWLLKDTGLPGLYQIALKGAGVALLAVYALARHKGHDANTIAAVMAFGALGDVLIEFKLEAGAVAFLIGHLIAIRLYWQHRRTRPSGTQQAAALALLVLTPLISFQLGGAMVALYAVGLGGMAASAWLSSFSRYRVGVGALMFVASDLLIFARLGVMADSPLPDLLIWPLYYFGQFLICTGVVGELRRRQDLPVTPA; encoded by the coding sequence ATGCCGCATCGTGCCCTGATCGAGAAACGACCCTGGCTGCTGGCCAGCCTGGCCGCGGGGATCGGCTTCTGGCTGCTGAAGGACACCGGCCTGCCGGGACTCTATCAGATCGCGCTCAAGGGCGCGGGGGTGGCGCTGCTCGCGGTCTATGCCCTGGCGCGGCACAAGGGGCACGATGCCAACACGATTGCCGCGGTCATGGCCTTTGGTGCCCTGGGCGACGTATTGATCGAGTTCAAGCTGGAGGCAGGGGCAGTCGCCTTCCTGATTGGCCACCTAATCGCCATCCGGCTTTACTGGCAGCATCGCCGCACCCGTCCTTCCGGCACGCAGCAGGCGGCAGCGCTGGCGCTGCTGGTGCTGACCCCGTTGATCTCGTTCCAGCTCGGCGGGGCGATGGTGGCGCTCTATGCCGTGGGCCTGGGCGGCATGGCAGCAAGTGCCTGGCTGAGCAGCTTCAGCCGCTACCGCGTTGGCGTTGGCGCCCTGATGTTTGTCGCTTCGGACCTGCTGATTTTTGCTCGGTTAGGCGTGATGGCGGACAGCCCGTTGCCTGACCTGCTGATCTGGCCGCTCTACTATTTCGGGCAGTTCCTGATCTGCACCGGCGTGGTGGGTGAGCTGCGGCGGCGGCAAGACTTGCCGGTGACGCCGGCCTGA
- the thiE gene encoding thiamine phosphate synthase codes for MSNCQLYLISPLDVGGTFPERLARALDAGPVAAFQFRVKGIDEHEAVRLAAPLQAICATREVAFIVNDSISLAKRIGADGVHLGQDDGTVEEARQRLGREAQIGVTCHDSRHLAMEAGEAGADYVAFGAFFPTTTKEVKHQAGTDLLEWWQAIMEIPCVAIGGITPDNCAPLVAAGADFIAVSGAVWNGDEAEAVRAFAKVLAAA; via the coding sequence ATGAGCAATTGCCAGCTTTACCTGATCTCACCGCTCGATGTGGGCGGCACTTTCCCCGAGCGGCTTGCCCGCGCCCTCGATGCGGGTCCGGTCGCGGCCTTCCAGTTTCGCGTCAAAGGCATTGATGAGCACGAGGCGGTCCGACTGGCTGCGCCGCTCCAGGCAATCTGCGCAACGCGCGAAGTGGCCTTTATCGTCAACGATTCGATTAGCCTGGCCAAGCGGATTGGTGCCGATGGCGTGCACCTCGGTCAGGACGACGGCACGGTCGAGGAAGCTCGCCAGCGGCTCGGGCGCGAGGCGCAGATTGGCGTGACCTGCCACGACAGCCGTCATCTCGCGATGGAAGCCGGTGAGGCCGGGGCCGACTATGTGGCCTTCGGGGCCTTCTTCCCGACCACCACCAAGGAGGTGAAGCACCAGGCCGGCACTGACCTGCTCGAGTGGTGGCAGGCGATCATGGAAATCCCCTGCGTCGCGATCGGCGGGATCACGCCGGACAATTGTGCGCCGCTGGTTGCAGCCGGGGCAGACTTCATTGCCGTGTCCGGCGCGGTCTGGAATGGCGACGAGGCAGAGGCGGTCCGTGCCTTTGCGAAGGTGTTGGCAGCCGCCTAG
- a CDS encoding DUF3501 family protein translates to MPRNARTITADDILPLDRYELIRNDKKQEALLRKKLTRMGVGPHATALFETWDSMWLQVQEMLRIEKGGADQLVDELSAYDPMVPKGRELTCTLLFEIEDPVRRDAFLRTIGGVEDHIAIQVGGQVIKARPEGDVERTRESDGKASAVHFLHFDFDDAAIAAWQSGEGSAMLVIDHPNYGHAAIISADSREYLGRECFG, encoded by the coding sequence ATGCCCAGAAACGCCCGCACCATCACTGCCGACGATATCCTGCCGCTCGATCGCTATGAGCTGATTCGGAACGACAAGAAGCAGGAAGCCCTGCTGCGCAAGAAGCTGACCCGCATGGGCGTTGGCCCCCATGCGACCGCGTTGTTTGAGACCTGGGATTCGATGTGGCTGCAGGTCCAGGAAATGCTGCGAATCGAAAAGGGCGGGGCGGACCAGCTGGTTGACGAACTGTCGGCCTATGACCCGATGGTCCCCAAGGGTCGCGAGTTGACCTGCACTTTGCTGTTCGAGATCGAGGATCCGGTCCGCCGCGATGCCTTCCTGCGCACGATCGGCGGGGTGGAAGACCACATTGCGATCCAGGTCGGCGGTCAGGTCATCAAGGCCCGGCCCGAGGGCGATGTCGAACGCACGCGAGAGAGCGACGGCAAGGCCAGCGCGGTGCATTTCCTGCACTTCGATTTCGATGATGCGGCGATTGCTGCTTGGCAGTCGGGCGAGGGCAGCGCGATGCTCGTGATCGACCACCCGAACTACGGTCACGCCGCGATCATCAGTGCTGACAGCCGCGAATACCTCGGCCGGGAATGCTTCGGCTGA
- a CDS encoding inositol monophosphatase family protein, producing MTAISGLIRVMEKAARKAGGRLRRDFGEVEHLQVSRKGPADFVSKADQHAERTLWDELRAARPGWGFLMEEGGEIAGEEGKPRFIIDPLDGTSNFLHGIPHFAISIAVQEPRLDGKGWGEITAALVYQPVTDESFWAEKTRGAWLQDRRLRVSSRRHMDESLIATGIPFAGRGDSVEWTKIYAALAPQVAGIRRFGAASLDLAWVAAGRFDGFWESGLSPWDTAAGCLLVREAGGFVSDWRGVSQPVCDAQVLAANDVLHSRLHKSLVGGLKA from the coding sequence ATGACAGCCATTTCGGGCCTCATTCGCGTGATGGAAAAGGCCGCCCGCAAGGCGGGTGGCCGCTTGCGCCGTGACTTTGGCGAGGTCGAGCACCTTCAGGTCAGCCGCAAGGGGCCGGCCGATTTCGTGTCCAAGGCCGATCAGCACGCCGAGCGCACTTTGTGGGACGAGCTGCGCGCGGCGCGTCCGGGCTGGGGCTTCCTGATGGAAGAAGGCGGCGAGATCGCCGGTGAAGAAGGCAAGCCCCGCTTCATCATCGATCCACTCGACGGCACCAGCAATTTCCTCCACGGCATCCCGCATTTCGCGATCTCGATCGCGGTGCAGGAACCGCGGCTTGACGGGAAGGGCTGGGGCGAGATCACCGCCGCCCTGGTCTACCAGCCGGTCACCGACGAGAGCTTCTGGGCCGAAAAGACCCGCGGTGCCTGGTTGCAGGATCGCCGCCTGCGGGTCTCCTCGCGCCGCCACATGGACGAAAGCCTGATCGCCACCGGCATTCCTTTTGCCGGGCGTGGGGACAGCGTGGAATGGACCAAGATCTATGCCGCGCTTGCACCACAGGTTGCCGGCATCCGCCGCTTCGGCGCCGCTTCGCTGGATCTTGCCTGGGTGGCGGCCGGCCGCTTTGACGGCTTTTGGGAAAGCGGCCTATCGCCGTGGGACACGGCTGCAGGGTGCTTGCTGGTGCGCGAGGCCGGTGGTTTCGTGTCTGACTGGCGCGGTGTGTCCCAGCCTGTTTGCGATGCCCAGGTCCTTGCCGCCAACGATGTGCTGCATTCAAGGCTGCACAAGTCGCTGGTCGGCGGCCTGAAGGCGTAA
- a CDS encoding helix-turn-helix domain-containing protein has translation MPDTLLLAGPAIRRLRKREGLTQSAMAAQLGISPSYLNLVERNQRPLSARLLVRLAEAYDFDPRSLRQDEAVGGIDGLRRRLADARFADLAIDRDEIAEWLSAAPQAAIAFARLFDASGGGGLAAADEPMELVRREIERWRNHFPDLDSAAEAMADELRLSNADTGAALAERLRQKHQIAVRILPVEVMPDALRRLDLHARQLQLSELLDTSSRNFQIALQLALLEQRDEITALANGAQFSDRAAWRLFRRHLTAYFAAAVLMPYGRFIRACEATGYDLPILQRRFGVGFEQLAHRLTTLQRVGQRGLPFFMARVDRAGQFSKRYAGASGTALLDSDTGCPLWVAHRAFERAGQLCVQLASFVEPSGAESFWLTIARTVEGSGAPGGQGPRFVVALGIDAGLAGTLAQARGVSFEAPHAVPIGPGCAGCHRKDCGQRSLPPRGAALAFDERSRGLTPFTIAD, from the coding sequence ATGCCAGACACCCTGCTTCTTGCCGGACCCGCAATCCGCCGTCTGCGCAAGCGGGAGGGGCTGACCCAATCGGCCATGGCCGCGCAGCTTGGCATTTCGCCCAGCTACCTCAACTTGGTTGAACGCAACCAGCGACCACTCTCGGCCCGCCTGCTAGTCCGGCTGGCGGAAGCGTATGACTTTGATCCGCGCAGCCTGCGCCAGGATGAGGCGGTTGGCGGGATTGATGGCCTGCGCCGCCGACTGGCCGATGCGCGGTTTGCCGACCTGGCAATCGATCGTGACGAAATCGCTGAATGGCTGAGCGCCGCCCCGCAGGCGGCGATCGCTTTCGCCCGCCTGTTCGATGCCAGCGGCGGGGGCGGGCTCGCGGCGGCGGACGAACCGATGGAGCTGGTTCGGCGCGAAATCGAGCGCTGGCGCAACCATTTCCCCGATCTGGACAGCGCGGCCGAGGCCATGGCCGACGAGCTGCGCCTCTCCAATGCCGATACAGGCGCTGCCCTGGCCGAGCGGCTGCGCCAAAAGCACCAGATTGCGGTGCGGATCCTGCCGGTCGAAGTCATGCCCGATGCGCTGCGCCGGCTCGATCTGCATGCCCGCCAGCTTCAATTGTCGGAGCTGCTCGACACCTCGTCGCGCAATTTCCAGATCGCGCTGCAACTCGCCCTGCTTGAGCAGCGCGACGAGATCACCGCGCTGGCCAATGGCGCGCAATTCTCCGATCGCGCCGCGTGGCGCCTGTTCCGGCGTCACCTGACGGCCTATTTCGCTGCAGCGGTGCTGATGCCCTATGGCCGGTTCATCCGTGCCTGCGAGGCGACTGGCTATGACCTGCCGATCCTGCAACGCCGCTTTGGTGTCGGGTTCGAGCAGCTGGCTCACCGGCTCACCACTCTCCAGCGCGTCGGGCAGCGCGGGCTTCCGTTCTTCATGGCGAGGGTCGACCGGGCGGGGCAGTTCTCCAAGCGCTATGCCGGGGCCAGTGGCACCGCCTTGCTCGACAGCGATACCGGCTGCCCGTTGTGGGTGGCACACCGTGCGTTCGAACGGGCCGGGCAGCTCTGCGTCCAGCTTGCCAGCTTCGTCGAACCGAGCGGGGCCGAGAGTTTCTGGCTGACGATTGCCCGGACGGTGGAGGGTAGCGGCGCACCGGGCGGTCAGGGCCCGCGATTTGTGGTGGCATTGGGGATCGATGCGGGCCTGGCCGGCACGCTGGCCCAGGCCCGCGGAGTTTCGTTCGAGGCGCCGCATGCCGTGCCGATCGGGCCGGGCTGTGCGGGCTGTCACCGCAAGGATTGCGGCCAACGTTCCCTCCCGCCGCGCGGCGCTGCGCTGGCCTTTGACGAGCGTTCCCGCGGGCTTACGCCATTTACCATTGCCGACTGA